A genomic stretch from Methylorubrum extorquens includes:
- a CDS encoding transcriptional regulator, LysR family (Evidence 2b : Function from indirect experimental evidences (e.g. phenotypes); PubMedId : 1200544, 12878731, 13129938, 8113168, 9689094; Product type r : regulator), with product MRPPVPLSAVRTFEAAARRRSFKDAASELNLTASAVSHAVRKLEQALGVALFERDSHGIALTAAGEALLDHVSRAFEEMNRGFDLVATRAPQLLRLHCAPSFAAQWLTPRLARFMASHPDFEVRLAAGMDYARFITDEFDADIVYGPPRGEGLIVMPLGQETVTPLCTPERARRIREAADLPGQPLIQSDNKLVRWPLWFERNGLRAPPSAGLRFDRSFLAITAAADDLGIALESTLLAERELASGRLVAPLAERASNVEYTGHYLVFPALTRRRTPLCVFARWLAAELRVALPPELPSETQQPVRAQQPALAR from the coding sequence ATGCGCCCACCTGTTCCGCTCTCCGCCGTTCGCACGTTTGAGGCCGCCGCGCGCCGCCGTTCGTTCAAGGACGCGGCGAGCGAGCTCAATCTCACCGCGAGTGCCGTCAGCCACGCGGTGCGAAAGCTGGAGCAGGCCCTGGGCGTGGCGTTGTTCGAGCGCGACAGCCACGGCATCGCCCTGACGGCGGCCGGCGAGGCCCTTCTCGACCATGTCAGCCGCGCCTTCGAAGAGATGAACCGGGGCTTCGACCTCGTCGCGACGCGGGCCCCGCAATTGCTGCGTCTGCACTGCGCCCCGAGCTTCGCCGCGCAGTGGCTGACCCCGCGCTTGGCCCGCTTCATGGCCAGCCATCCCGACTTCGAGGTGCGGCTCGCCGCCGGCATGGATTACGCCCGCTTCATCACCGACGAGTTCGACGCCGACATCGTCTACGGTCCGCCGCGCGGCGAGGGGCTCATCGTCATGCCGCTCGGTCAGGAAACGGTGACACCGCTCTGCACGCCCGAGCGCGCCCGCAGGATCCGCGAGGCTGCCGACCTTCCCGGCCAGCCGCTGATCCAGAGCGACAACAAGCTCGTGCGCTGGCCGCTCTGGTTCGAGCGCAACGGCCTGCGCGCGCCACCCTCCGCCGGCCTTCGCTTCGACCGCAGCTTCCTCGCCATCACGGCGGCGGCCGATGATCTCGGCATCGCCCTGGAATCCACACTTCTGGCCGAACGGGAACTGGCGAGCGGGCGCCTCGTCGCGCCGCTCGCCGAGCGGGCCTCCAACGTCGAATATACCGGCCATTACCTCGTCTTCCCGGCCCTGACGCGGCGCCGAACCCCGCTCTGCGTGTTTGCACGCTGGCTCGCCGCGGAACTGCGTGTGGCGTTGCCCCCGGAACTGCCCTCGGAGACGCAGCAACCCGTGCGGGCGCAGCAGCCGGCACTGGCAAGGTGA
- a CDS encoding putative ubiquinone biosynthesis hydroxylase/monooxygenase (Evidence 3 : Putative function from multiple computational evidences; Product type e : enzyme), with the protein MSATNRPPRDRRAGSRGLLVAGAGIPGLTLAVALKQAHGAALDVAVCDPGLEAGATRHRGRAYAVAAGPRRMFEQLRLWSRIEPAAEPMRRLVISDSRVGDPVRPVFLTFGDGTEARDAGEPFAHMVEAEPMVAALLDAARETGVHLAASSVTAAVPGPRATRVTLSDGSSEEVALVVAADGARSALREAAGIGWVGWSYPQSGIVATIQHARDHEGRAFEHFLPSGPFAILPLKAGGALGHRSSIVWTERSADVPALLGGDAAETLAEIERRFGAELGRIALEHGPSAHPLHLGLARSFRAPRLALLGDAAHVIHPLAGQGLNLGLAGAAALAEAVTGALRLGLDPGADAVLRDYEQARRFDSVAMAAATDGLNRLFSNDSMALRLTRDFGLGLVDRMPGLKRFFIGQASALRGGTPRLLRGEAL; encoded by the coding sequence ATGAGCGCAACGAATCGTCCCCCTCGGGATCGCCGCGCTGGCAGCCGCGGCTTGCTCGTCGCCGGGGCCGGCATTCCGGGCCTGACCCTGGCAGTCGCCCTGAAGCAGGCGCATGGGGCGGCGCTCGACGTGGCAGTCTGCGATCCGGGCCTGGAGGCCGGCGCGACGCGCCATCGCGGGCGCGCCTACGCCGTGGCGGCCGGGCCGCGGCGTATGTTCGAGCAGCTCAGGCTCTGGTCGCGGATCGAACCGGCGGCGGAGCCGATGCGCCGGCTGGTCATCAGCGACAGCCGGGTCGGCGATCCGGTGCGGCCGGTCTTCCTCACCTTCGGCGACGGGACCGAGGCGCGCGACGCGGGCGAGCCCTTCGCCCACATGGTCGAGGCCGAACCGATGGTCGCCGCGCTGCTCGACGCCGCGCGGGAAACGGGCGTCCACCTCGCCGCCTCAAGTGTCACCGCCGCCGTGCCGGGCCCGCGCGCGACCCGGGTGACCCTGAGCGACGGCAGCAGCGAGGAGGTCGCACTCGTGGTCGCTGCCGACGGGGCGCGCTCGGCCCTGCGCGAGGCCGCCGGCATCGGCTGGGTCGGCTGGTCCTATCCGCAATCGGGGATCGTCGCGACGATTCAGCATGCCCGCGACCATGAGGGCCGGGCCTTCGAGCATTTCCTGCCGAGCGGGCCCTTCGCGATCCTGCCGCTCAAGGCGGGCGGCGCACTCGGCCACCGCTCCTCCATCGTCTGGACCGAGCGCAGCGCCGACGTGCCGGCCCTGCTCGGCGGGGATGCCGCCGAGACGCTGGCCGAGATCGAGCGCCGGTTCGGGGCCGAACTCGGGCGCATTGCCCTGGAGCATGGGCCGAGCGCCCATCCGCTGCATCTCGGCCTCGCCCGCAGCTTCCGGGCGCCCCGCCTCGCGCTGCTGGGGGACGCCGCCCACGTCATCCATCCGCTGGCGGGACAGGGGCTCAATCTCGGTCTCGCCGGGGCGGCGGCCCTGGCCGAGGCAGTGACCGGTGCCCTGCGGCTCGGGCTCGATCCCGGCGCGGATGCGGTCTTGCGCGATTACGAGCAGGCGCGCCGCTTCGATTCCGTCGCGATGGCGGCGGCGACCGACGGGCTCAACCGCCTGTTCTCGAACGACAGCATGGCGCTGCGGCTCACCCGCGACTTCGGCCTCGGCCTCGTCGATCGAATGCCGGGCCTGAAGCGCTTCTTCATCGGCCAGGCATCGGCGCTGCGGGGCGGGACCCCGCGCCTGCTGCGGGGTGAAGCCCTGTGA
- a CDS encoding conserved protein of unknown function; putative membrane protein (Evidence 4 : Unknown function but conserved in other organisms): MPNPGGPEQRTERSHGFRLFRPILAGATLRERLIACLGALAGITLTGLVCGWFFGEGPHIPLIVAPMGASAVLIFAVPASPLAQPWSVIGGNTISAFMGVLAAHLIPDPVIAIGVGVSLAIAAMSLTRCLHPPGGAAALTALIGGPAVTSAGFLFPLFPVGLNSVILVALGIGFHKLSRRNYPHVAVATPMNTHGTGDLPAPLRVGFRSEDVDAALVALDETLDIDRADLDRLLRQVELHALVRARGDLTCGEVMSRDVVTIGLDGSAERARELLLAHNIRTLPVIDRAGRLAGTIGLRELTLHGEVALAQVMSEARTTGPDDPVIALVNDLTDGHTHAVVVTADDRRVLGIITQTDLLATLTRLLSAKAFALPDPVSP; the protein is encoded by the coding sequence ATGCCCAACCCCGGTGGCCCGGAACAACGCACTGAACGATCGCACGGATTCCGCTTGTTCAGGCCGATTCTGGCCGGCGCGACCCTGCGTGAGCGCCTGATCGCGTGCCTGGGTGCTCTTGCGGGCATCACGCTCACCGGCCTGGTCTGCGGCTGGTTCTTCGGAGAAGGCCCCCACATCCCGCTGATCGTGGCGCCGATGGGGGCGTCGGCGGTGCTGATCTTCGCCGTTCCCGCCAGTCCGCTCGCCCAGCCCTGGTCGGTCATCGGCGGCAACACCATCTCCGCGTTCATGGGCGTGCTTGCCGCGCACCTCATTCCCGATCCTGTCATTGCGATCGGCGTTGGCGTCTCCCTTGCGATCGCGGCGATGTCGCTGACCCGGTGTCTTCACCCGCCGGGCGGGGCCGCCGCCTTGACCGCACTCATCGGCGGCCCGGCCGTCACGTCGGCGGGCTTCCTGTTCCCGCTGTTCCCGGTCGGCCTGAACTCGGTCATTCTCGTTGCGCTCGGCATCGGCTTCCACAAGCTCTCGCGCCGCAACTACCCGCACGTCGCGGTCGCGACGCCGATGAACACCCATGGCACGGGGGATTTGCCGGCCCCGCTCCGGGTCGGCTTCCGGTCTGAAGATGTCGATGCGGCCCTGGTCGCGCTGGACGAGACGCTGGACATCGACCGCGCCGATCTCGACCGGCTTCTCCGGCAGGTCGAACTCCACGCACTCGTGCGTGCACGGGGGGATCTGACCTGCGGTGAGGTGATGTCACGCGACGTCGTCACCATCGGGCTCGATGGCAGCGCCGAACGGGCACGGGAGCTTCTGCTCGCCCACAACATCAGGACGCTTCCGGTCATCGACCGGGCCGGCCGGCTCGCCGGTACGATCGGCCTGCGCGAGCTGACGCTGCACGGCGAGGTGGCCCTGGCGCAGGTGATGTCCGAGGCCAGGACGACCGGGCCGGACGACCCGGTGATCGCGCTGGTGAACGATCTGACGGATGGTCACACCCATGCGGTCGTCGTCACCGCCGACGACCGGCGGGTACTGGGGATCATCACCCAGACCGATCTGCTCGCGACCCTGACGCGCCTGCTCTCCGCCAAGGCGTTCGCGCTGCCCGATCCGGTCTCACCTTAG
- the frr gene encoding Ribosome recycling factor (Ribosome releasing factor) (RRF) (Evidence 2a : Function from experimental evidences in other organisms; PubMedId : 1447125, 8183897, 9298646; Product type f : factor) — protein MATPEFDLGDIKRRMQGAVSSLSKDLGSLRTGRATPSLLDPIQVEAYGSSMPMAQVATVSVPEPRLLSISVWDRSMVTNVEKAIRESDLGLNPMTEGQTIRLRIPEMNEQRRKEMVKVAHKYTEEARVAVRHVRRDGLDILKKLEKDGAISQDDEKRQAAEVQKATDDAINEIDGVLASKEKEIMQV, from the coding sequence ATGGCCACACCGGAATTCGACCTGGGCGATATCAAGCGCCGCATGCAGGGTGCCGTCAGTTCTCTGAGCAAGGATCTGGGATCGCTGCGCACGGGCCGCGCGACGCCGAGCCTGCTCGATCCGATCCAGGTCGAGGCCTACGGCTCCTCGATGCCGATGGCCCAGGTCGCGACCGTCAGCGTGCCGGAGCCGCGGCTTCTCTCGATCTCGGTCTGGGACCGCTCGATGGTCACCAACGTCGAGAAGGCGATCCGCGAATCCGATCTCGGCCTCAACCCGATGACGGAAGGCCAGACCATCCGCCTGCGCATCCCCGAGATGAACGAGCAGCGCCGCAAGGAGATGGTCAAGGTCGCGCACAAGTACACGGAGGAGGCCCGCGTCGCCGTGCGCCACGTGCGCCGCGACGGGCTCGACATCCTCAAGAAGCTCGAGAAGGACGGCGCCATCAGCCAGGACGACGAGAAGCGTCAGGCTGCCGAGGTGCAGAAGGCCACCGACGACGCGATCAACGAGATCGACGGCGTGCTGGCGAGCAAGGAAAAGGAAATCATGCAGGTCTGA
- the uppS gene encoding undecaprenyl pyrophosphate synthetase (di-trans,poly-cis-decaprenylcistransferase) (Evidence 2a : Function from experimental evidences in other organisms; PubMedId : 11287651, 9882662; Product type e : enzyme) yields MVRSEGARQIGEAAGAAPGGAGRPAPRHVAIIMDGNGRWAASRGLPRFEGHRRGVEAVRRAVRSAITLGIDYLTIYSFSSENWRRPPSEVSELMGLLKLFVRGDLADLHANNVRIRVIGDRADLSPDIASLLDEAEARTRANTGLTLVVAFNYGGRQEILRAVRRIAASVAEGRLRVDEIELPTITEALDTAGIPDPDLVIRTSGEQRLSNFLTWQTAYAEYVIEPGFWPDFDHAAFLAAVSEYHRRDRRFGGLSAGAG; encoded by the coding sequence TTGGTTCGCTCGGAAGGCGCGCGGCAGATCGGTGAGGCGGCAGGTGCCGCCCCCGGAGGCGCCGGACGGCCAGCGCCGCGCCACGTCGCCATCATCATGGACGGCAACGGCCGCTGGGCGGCAAGCCGGGGCCTGCCCCGTTTCGAGGGGCATCGCCGCGGCGTCGAGGCCGTCCGCCGCGCCGTGCGCTCCGCCATCACCCTCGGCATCGACTATCTCACGATCTACAGCTTCTCCTCCGAGAACTGGCGCCGCCCCCCCTCGGAGGTTTCCGAGCTGATGGGCCTGCTCAAGCTGTTCGTCCGCGGTGATCTCGCCGACCTCCACGCCAACAACGTCCGCATCCGGGTGATCGGCGACCGTGCCGACCTCTCGCCGGACATCGCGAGCCTGCTCGACGAGGCGGAGGCGCGCACCCGCGCCAATACCGGCCTGACTCTGGTCGTCGCCTTCAATTACGGCGGGCGCCAGGAAATCCTGCGCGCGGTGCGGCGCATCGCGGCTTCCGTCGCCGAGGGGCGGCTGCGGGTCGACGAGATCGAACTGCCGACCATCACCGAGGCGCTCGACACCGCCGGCATTCCCGACCCGGACCTCGTGATCCGCACCTCGGGCGAGCAGCGCCTCTCGAACTTCCTGACATGGCAGACGGCTTACGCCGAGTACGTGATCGAGCCGGGCTTCTGGCCGGATTTCGACCACGCCGCGTTCCTCGCCGCCGTCAGCGAGTACCACCGCCGCGACCGCCGCTTCGGCGGCCTCAGCGCCGGAGCCGGCTGA
- the cdsA gene encoding CDP-diglyceride synthase (Evidence 2b : Function from indirect experimental evidences (e.g. phenotypes); PubMedId : 2995359, 30751; Product type e : enzyme) — translation MAGDEVVSPARRAPFANREFGLRVASALVLGAIVLGTLLIGGWAFAGIWLIAGVVGAAEWLAMTRSEPLLPLLGLTGVTLFGVLATGLLGAPVWVPVLLLLAGILGLFALGHGPGRRKPIWGLLGGAVVALVPTLLRIDPEIGIVGPAWMFAVVWSTDSVAYFTGRLIGGPKLMPRVSPKKTWSGALGGLAAGIVGGTVTVLIARSQGWDALPAVSLPLVAALSGLASILSQGGDLVESALKRRYGVKDSGRSIPGHGGVMDRLDGFFAVAGLAGLCLAALRLLNA, via the coding sequence ATGGCGGGCGACGAAGTGGTTTCCCCGGCCCGGCGCGCGCCCTTCGCCAACCGCGAATTCGGCCTGCGCGTCGCCTCGGCGCTGGTGCTCGGCGCCATCGTGCTCGGCACGCTCCTCATCGGCGGCTGGGCCTTTGCCGGCATCTGGCTGATCGCGGGCGTCGTCGGCGCCGCCGAATGGCTCGCCATGACCCGCTCCGAGCCGCTGCTGCCGCTGCTGGGCCTGACCGGGGTGACGCTGTTCGGCGTGCTCGCCACGGGTTTGCTCGGCGCCCCCGTCTGGGTGCCGGTTCTCCTTCTGCTCGCCGGCATCCTCGGTCTCTTCGCGCTCGGGCACGGCCCCGGCCGGCGCAAGCCGATCTGGGGCCTGCTCGGCGGTGCCGTGGTCGCCCTGGTGCCGACGCTGCTGCGGATCGACCCCGAGATCGGCATCGTCGGGCCGGCCTGGATGTTCGCGGTGGTCTGGTCCACCGACAGCGTCGCCTACTTCACCGGCCGCCTCATCGGCGGGCCCAAGCTGATGCCGCGGGTGAGCCCGAAGAAGACGTGGTCCGGTGCGCTCGGCGGCCTCGCCGCGGGAATCGTCGGCGGAACCGTCACCGTGCTCATCGCCCGCAGCCAGGGTTGGGACGCGCTGCCCGCGGTCTCGCTCCCCCTGGTCGCAGCGCTGAGCGGCCTCGCCTCGATCCTGTCGCAGGGGGGCGACCTCGTTGAGTCCGCCCTCAAGCGGCGCTACGGCGTCAAGGATTCGGGCCGCTCGATCCCCGGCCATGGCGGCGTCATGGACCGGCTCGACGGCTTCTTCGCCGTGGCCGGGCTCGCCGGCCTGTGCCTTGCCGCCCTGCGGCTCCTGAATGCCTGA
- the dxr gene encoding 1-deoxy-D-xylulose 5-phosphate reductoisomerase (DXP reductoisomerase) (1-deoxyxylulose-5-phosphate reductoisomerase) (2-C-methyl-D-erythritol 4-phosphate synthase) (Evidence 2b : Function from indirect experimental evidences (e.g. phenotypes); PubMedId : 10631325, 10787409, 1447125, 7567469, 9707569; Product type e : enzyme): protein MTLTVTVLGATGSIGRSTTDLLAQHAGRFRVGALVGGKDAAALAKLALEMRPDFAALADESAGPALAEVLAGSGIPNGAGENAVLEAVAREADIVVAAVSGAAGLKPTHAALRLGRTIALANKESLVCAGDAFMRDAKRYGARILPVDSEHNALAQAMGDGRVSDIAKMTLTASGGPFRTWTRERIAAATPAEAAAHPTWSMGMKINIDSASLMNKGLELIEAHHLFGIEAERLDVIVHPQSIVHGLIAWRDGAVTAGLAMPDMRVPIAHCLGLGDRLEIARGRPLDLAVTGSLTFEPADEARFPCLRVARAALAEGGAAPTVMNAANEIAVAAFIRGAIPFYGIAELVERAVEHFAAEFRHAPGDVEEALAIDARVRAWSLEAVPAARAVG from the coding sequence GTGACCCTCACCGTCACCGTCCTCGGCGCCACCGGCTCGATCGGCCGCTCGACCACGGACCTCCTCGCCCAGCATGCGGGCCGCTTCCGCGTCGGCGCCCTCGTCGGCGGCAAGGACGCCGCGGCTCTGGCCAAGCTCGCCCTGGAGATGCGGCCGGATTTCGCCGCGCTCGCCGATGAGAGCGCGGGCCCGGCTTTGGCCGAGGTGCTCGCGGGCTCCGGCATCCCGAACGGGGCCGGCGAGAATGCGGTGCTGGAGGCGGTCGCCCGCGAGGCCGACATCGTCGTCGCGGCGGTGAGCGGCGCGGCGGGCCTGAAACCCACCCATGCCGCGCTCCGGCTCGGGCGCACCATCGCGCTCGCCAACAAAGAGAGCCTCGTCTGCGCGGGCGACGCCTTCATGCGCGACGCCAAGCGTTACGGCGCCCGCATCCTGCCGGTGGATTCCGAGCACAACGCACTCGCCCAGGCCATGGGCGACGGCCGCGTGTCCGACATCGCCAAGATGACCCTGACCGCGTCGGGCGGCCCGTTCCGCACCTGGACCCGCGAGCGCATCGCCGCCGCGACCCCGGCCGAGGCCGCCGCCCACCCGACCTGGTCGATGGGCATGAAGATCAACATCGATTCCGCCTCCCTGATGAACAAGGGGCTGGAGCTGATCGAGGCCCACCACCTCTTCGGCATCGAGGCCGAACGGCTCGACGTGATCGTCCACCCGCAATCGATCGTGCACGGGTTGATCGCGTGGCGCGACGGCGCGGTGACGGCGGGACTCGCCATGCCCGACATGCGCGTGCCGATCGCCCACTGCCTCGGCCTCGGCGACCGTCTGGAGATCGCCCGCGGGCGGCCGCTCGATCTGGCTGTCACCGGCAGTCTCACCTTCGAGCCGGCCGACGAGGCCCGCTTCCCCTGCCTGCGCGTCGCCCGCGCGGCGCTCGCCGAGGGCGGCGCAGCGCCCACCGTCATGAACGCCGCCAACGAGATTGCCGTCGCCGCCTTCATCCGCGGCGCGATTCCCTTCTACGGCATCGCCGAACTGGTGGAGCGGGCGGTCGAGCACTTCGCCGCCGAGTTCCGCCATGCGCCGGGGGACGTGGAAGAGGCACTGGCCATCGACGCGCGGGTGCGCGCCTGGAGCCTCGAGGCGGTACCCGCCGCCCGCGCCGTAGGCTAG
- a CDS encoding membrane-associated zinc metalloprotease (Evidence 2a : Function from experimental evidences in other organisms; PubMedId : 15686556; Product type e : enzyme) — MEFLSGMGGNAAGFFGAVIPFLIVLTIVVFVHEMGHFLVGRWCGVGVTAFSIGFGPEIIGFNDRRGTRWKLSAIPLGGYVKFVGDANGASVPDPEAVARMSPHERAVSFPTQPVAKRAAIVAAGPIANFILAIAVFAGAIYVSGRYETPARVEAVQPNSAAARAGFQPGDVIRTIDGQTVNTFNDMQRVVSAAAGSSLAVTVDRGGQVQTLTAVPDMIEERTPFGRHRFGRLGINGPNAGAAKLVHYGPFESLKLGVHETAFVVERTFDYIGKLVTGRESADQLSGPIGIARVSGEVARVGGVGGLIGLVALLSVSIGLLNLFPIPLLDGGHLMFYAFEAVRGRPLSERAQEIGFRIGLAFVLMLMLFAAWNDILNLGASLSQRGT; from the coding sequence ATGGAATTCTTGAGCGGCATGGGCGGCAACGCCGCCGGCTTCTTCGGCGCGGTGATCCCGTTCCTGATCGTGCTGACGATCGTCGTGTTCGTGCACGAAATGGGCCATTTCCTGGTCGGGCGCTGGTGCGGCGTCGGCGTCACCGCCTTCTCCATCGGCTTCGGTCCGGAGATCATCGGCTTCAACGACCGGCGGGGGACCCGCTGGAAGCTCTCGGCGATCCCGCTCGGCGGCTACGTGAAGTTCGTGGGCGATGCCAACGGCGCCAGCGTGCCCGACCCGGAGGCGGTCGCCCGCATGAGCCCGCACGAGCGCGCGGTGAGCTTCCCGACCCAGCCCGTGGCCAAGCGCGCAGCCATCGTCGCCGCCGGCCCCATCGCCAACTTCATCCTGGCCATCGCCGTCTTCGCGGGCGCGATCTATGTCAGCGGCCGCTACGAGACGCCGGCGCGCGTCGAGGCGGTGCAGCCGAACAGCGCCGCCGCGCGGGCGGGCTTCCAGCCCGGCGACGTGATCCGCACGATCGACGGCCAGACGGTCAACACCTTCAACGATATGCAGCGCGTCGTCTCGGCCGCCGCCGGCTCCTCGCTAGCGGTGACCGTCGATCGCGGCGGGCAGGTCCAGACCCTGACCGCCGTGCCGGACATGATCGAGGAGCGCACGCCCTTCGGTCGCCACCGCTTCGGTCGGCTCGGCATCAACGGGCCGAATGCCGGCGCGGCCAAGCTGGTGCATTATGGCCCGTTCGAGTCGCTGAAGCTCGGCGTCCACGAGACCGCCTTCGTGGTGGAGCGGACCTTCGACTACATCGGCAAGCTCGTCACCGGGCGTGAATCCGCCGACCAGCTCTCCGGCCCGATCGGCATCGCCCGGGTCTCGGGTGAGGTGGCGCGCGTCGGCGGCGTCGGCGGACTGATCGGGCTGGTGGCGCTCCTGTCGGTCTCGATCGGGCTGCTCAACCTGTTCCCGATCCCGCTCCTCGATGGGGGGCACCTGATGTTCTACGCCTTCGAGGCGGTGCGCGGCCGCCCCCTGAGCGAGCGGGCGCAGGAGATCGGCTTCCGCATCGGACTGGCCTTCGTGCTGATGTTGATGCTGTTCGCCGCCTGGAACGACATCCTCAATCTCGGCGCCTCGCTGAGCCAGCGCGGCACCTGA